The following are encoded in a window of Arctopsyche grandis isolate Sample6627 chromosome 2, ASM5162203v2, whole genome shotgun sequence genomic DNA:
- the LOC143921851 gene encoding phosphatidylserine decarboxylase proenzyme, mitochondrial-like isoform X2, whose amino-acid sequence MHGTDHQRTYVRHIRSVSRRMHWNLHVSTLPTPKTFNQTSLFVEETSCNRSGFHIYKTAQLLCILSFIYLVSGLWLGGQVNIPRGSFFLYGGLILSIWWLLRDYVLKVVSSKKSKKLQIWIYCLVPWCRLSKWWGKLAGLHLPVVIRVYVFIVYCKCFSVNIREIEYPLKCYTSLSSFFTRRLTRNARNIDPSGCLVIPCDGTVVYCGNLFGKQIKQVKGIDYYVNNFLGYNPMTIKTKTDTGISTRLYHCVLYLAPGDYHRFHSPCNWTVLKRSHFHGQLLSVAPKLVKWFPSLLSLNERVVYSGRWKHGFFSYTAVGATNVGSIIVHKDPDLNTNKSKKNTGDHVVFNSPYGLVKGEEMGLFTMGSTIVLIFEAPETFHFSYNINDRVKLGSKFGTLKKVDANGSYGAYECHECNATSFSNIDSFTK is encoded by the exons ATGCATGGTACAGATCAtcagcgtacatatgtacgccaCATTCGATCGGT ATCCCGAAGGATGCATTGGAATCTACACGTGTCGACTCTGCCCACTCCAAAGACATTCAATCAAACTTCACTTTTTGTTG AGGAAACTTCTTGCAATCGCTCTGGCTTTCACATATACAAAACGGCGCAATTGTtgtgtattttatcttttatctaTTTGGTATCCGGACTGTGGCTCGGCGGACAAGTCAACATACCCCGTGGATCTTTCTTCCTGTACGGAGGGTTGATCCTATCGATCTGGTGGCTGCTGAGAGATTACGTCCTGAAGGTCGTCTCATCCAAGAAGTCTAAAAAGCTACAG ATATGGATCTATTGCTTGGTGCCGTGGTGCAGACTTAGTAAATGGTGGGGTAAACTTGCAG GGTTGCATCTTCCGGTTGTAATTAGGGTCTACGTCTTTATCGTCTATTGTAAATGTTTTAGTGTAAATATAAGGGAAATTGAGTATCCTTTGAAATGTTACACATCGCTGTCGTCGTTTTTCACCAG GCGACTTACGAGAAACGCTAGAAATATCGATCCTTCCGGATGTCTCGTGATTCCTTGTGACGGCACTGTCGTTTATTGTGGAAATTTGTTTGGAAAGCAAATAAAACAG GTGAAGGGCATCGACTATTACGTGAACAATTTCCTTGGCTACAATCCGATGACTATAAAAACGAAAACCGACACTGGAATTTCAACCCGACTTTATCATTGCGTTTTGTATTTGGCTCCCGGCGACTATCACAG GTTTCATTCCCCGTGCAACTGGACCGTATTGAAACGTTCACACTTTCACGGTCAGCTGCTGTCTGTTGCCCCAAAACTGGTCAAATGGTTTCCGAGCTTACTATCGTTGAACGAGAGAGTCGTCTATTCAGGTCGTTGGAAACACGGATTTTTTAGTTACACTGCTGTCG GAGCTACTAATGTGGGATCGATAATAGTGCACAAGGATCCCGATTTGAACACCAACAAGTCGAAGAAGAACACGGGTGATCACGTGGTATTCAATTCGCCGTATGGCCTCGTCAAAGGCGAAGAGATGGGCCTGTTCACCATGGGCTCCACCATCGTGCTTATTTTCGAAGCTCCGGAAACATTCCACTTCTCGTACAATATCAACGACAGGGTAAAACTCGGATCCAAGTTCGGAACGCTGAAGAAGGTCGACGCAAACGGCAGCTATGGGGCTTACGAGTGTCACGAATGCAACGCCACATCATTTTCTAACATCGACAGTTTCACTAAGTGA
- the LOC143922907 gene encoding tetratricopeptide repeat protein 37-like isoform X1, which yields MSNSKNLRKSAKNAIRRGDFSTAVEKCEAALKSQQDNYNALVLLGVALREDKKAESIFKRAIELEGDNVVAYQKLVKYYESKDTSDCSKSLMKLYYRMSKLSGENEADALDKMYTIALKLDDYNVCGSIINDLICQERDSKRRDRLVLLLAKILTYTSGTHNIDVLTLFEKVVETKFTWRQILAVPRMVQYLSPNHVQTFYRFFEQIINWQN from the exons ATGAGTAACTCGAAGAATCTTAGAAAATCCGCCAAAAACGCCATAAGACGTGGCGATTTCTCCACAGCTGTGGAGAAATGCGAAGCCGCGTTGAAATCCCAGCAGGATAATTATAATGCGTTGGTCTTACTCGGCGTAGCTCTGCGTGAGGATAAAAAAGCTGAAAGTATTTTCAAAAGAGCGATCGAGTTGGAGGGCGATAATGTGGTGGCATATCAAAAATTGGTGAAATATTACGAAAGCAAAGACACCAGTGATTGCTCAAAGTCACTGATGAAATTGTATTATCGTATGAGCAAACTATCCGGCGAGAATGAGGCGGATGCCTTGgataaaatgtatacaatagCTTTAAAACTGGATGACTACAACGTGTGTGGAAGTATAATAAACGATTTGATTTGCCAAGAGCGTGACAGTAAGAGACGGGACCGGCTGGTGTTGTTGCTTGCTAAAATTCTCACATATACTAGCGGTACACACAATATTGATGTGCTAACATTATTCGAAAAGGTT GTAGAGACGAAATTCACATGGCGCCAAATCCTGGCTGTACCGAGGATGGTCCAATATCTCTCACCGAACCATGTGCAAACGTTCTACCGTTTTTTTGAGCAGATAATCAATTGGCAGAATTGA
- the LOC143922907 gene encoding tetratricopeptide repeat protein 37-like isoform X2, whose translation MSNSKNLRKSAKNAIRRGDFSTAVEKCEAALKSQQDNYNALVLLGVALREDKKAESIFKRAIELEGDNVVAYQKLVKYYESKDTSDCSKSLMKLYYRMSKLSGENEADALDKMYTIALKLDDYNVCGSIINDLICQERDSKRRDRLVLLLAKILTYTSGRDEIHMAPNPGCTEDGPISLTEPCANVLPFF comes from the exons ATGAGTAACTCGAAGAATCTTAGAAAATCCGCCAAAAACGCCATAAGACGTGGCGATTTCTCCACAGCTGTGGAGAAATGCGAAGCCGCGTTGAAATCCCAGCAGGATAATTATAATGCGTTGGTCTTACTCGGCGTAGCTCTGCGTGAGGATAAAAAAGCTGAAAGTATTTTCAAAAGAGCGATCGAGTTGGAGGGCGATAATGTGGTGGCATATCAAAAATTGGTGAAATATTACGAAAGCAAAGACACCAGTGATTGCTCAAAGTCACTGATGAAATTGTATTATCGTATGAGCAAACTATCCGGCGAGAATGAGGCGGATGCCTTGgataaaatgtatacaatagCTTTAAAACTGGATGACTACAACGTGTGTGGAAGTATAATAAACGATTTGATTTGCCAAGAGCGTGACAGTAAGAGACGGGACCGGCTGGTGTTGTTGCTTGCTAAAATTCTCACATATACTAGCG GTAGAGACGAAATTCACATGGCGCCAAATCCTGGCTGTACCGAGGATGGTCCAATATCTCTCACCGAACCATGTGCAAACGTTCTACCGTTTTTTTGA
- the LOC143922599 gene encoding uncharacterized protein LOC143922599: MYKKFWKFRGKSIVLKEWFCEIFSKAYILNLDKKFDLPKVESLVKDVDSAMPKSEYGRIALVVLMLVNGKQYDAYKSTCDILRVNKRNRLVKMLRAICCIELGRFCEAEKAMEAFVDDPDINTAVSAKRIMLIAKSSQLDKTKCLEGIKMYDDLDSWCTGEKEDIGMFHAYMYLEMYEKAEYYLEMLANSPVHSSLHVKLLVNTGKRDEAVNVMVHKKNNRLCKIQLSAYYLSIKEYQSSLRSLLELTTADSNNHEVFLHLGDFYTFSGKSFESAKRCYIKAFELNPECSIAGKNLSRTYIDLKEWYPNSVFLQSLIDQSADFAHDLHWPWMHLGIHYAAMGHWDIAIRNYCTYLRLCPLDSDGWEAIAEAYYQRGSYTTAMRWYKKALHLNPLNTFCIVQIGSIQCLLGYYRDALATFATVEDKTYLPAIRGLGEVKICVANEMLSKNLFGLCRDNAQEAIDLVSPAILQHTKLTCLKKILCDAIKVISKLPPKFNWLKYSSGEEASLKLYKGNDILKLAISSIASIEQVPFEDDCYFNHELAAAHLSLYDHSGIIANLKSSFESIIKCLEINKTRWQHWNLFGVICMAKDIDKRHYAQHAFVKGLQLDPGNAMIWSNLGVLYLIAGMRDMADKAFTRAQETDPSYMQGWIGKALNAEPVGHNVAMDLFRHSGQLGFNESSFGYTHWLASTKNKPNGDGSSTSKMLAVAGSADLMEWYDESKAKTSSSSSSSSPSCSSSPSSSSSPPSSSSSSSRRIKKSKRSKKSRQNVQGLMSEKIECISDTLKVFREALNCVTTSGRNEVLYNLGKIHSNKGITWVNNADEAFLYPMAMNHYECGEYQKAYDIYRKIFLSTKDKTKKLNVLIAMAKVAFKSNDYEKAQEILVQCCQESDDTFTVNAVLALSASYLLQCDMDKAQTPTWEQTDNWDQITPCKQTRMHSDSSEDAIQAMLDINSQYSNTLHKES; encoded by the exons ATGTATAAAAAGTTTTGGAAATTTCGTGGTAAATCGATTGTTTTGAAGGAATGGTTTTGTGAAATTTTTTCCAAGGCTTATATTCTAAATTTGGATAAAAAGTTTGATCTTCCGAAAGTCGAATCTTTGGTTAAAGATGTTGACAGTGCTATGCCGAAATCGGAATATGGAAGGATTGCGTTGGTTGTGCTAATGTTGGTGAATGGTAAACAGTACGATGCATATAAGAGCACTTGTGATATTTTGAGAGTTAACAAGAGAAATAGACTTGTAAAAATGTTGCGAGCGATTTGTTGTATCGAACTGGGCCGGTTCTGTGAAGCTGAAAAGGCTATGGAGGCGTTCGTTGACGATCCCGATATCAATACGGCTGTCAGTGCGAAACGAATTATGCTAATTGCCAAGTCATCTCAACTGGATAAAACAAAATGTCTGGAAGGGATTAAAATGTACGACGATTTGGATTCGTGGTGCACGGGCGAAAAAGAAGATATTGGAATGTTTCACGCTTACATGTACTTGGAGATGTACGAAAAGGCTGAATATTATCTTGAAATGTTAGCCAATTCACCGGTGCATTCGTCTCTTCATGTCAAATTGCTGGTGAATACTGGAAAAAGAGACGAGGCGGTCAATGTCatggtacataaaaaaaataatcgccTTTGTAAAATTCAACTGTCTGCCTACTATTTGAGTATTAAGGAATATCAAAGTTCCTTGAGGAGTTTATTAGAATTGACTACTGCTGATTCTAATAACCATGAGGTTTTCCTACACCTTggcgatttttacactttttccGGAAAGAGTTTTGAGAGCGCAAAGAGGTGCTACATTAAAGCGTTCGAACTGAATCCAGAATGTTCTATCGCTGGGAAGAATCTAAGTCGTACTTATATCGACTTGAAAGAGTGGTATCCTAATTCAGTATTTTTGCAGTCGTTGATTGACCAGAGTGCAGACTTTGCACATGATCTACACTGGCCTTGGATGCACCTCGGCATTCACTATGCTGCTATGGGACATTGGGATATTGCTATTCGCAACTATTGCACGTACTTACGGTTGTGTCCTTTGGATTCCGACGGATGGGAAGCCATAGCCGAAGCTTACTATCAACGAGGCTCATACACGACTGCCATGAGGTGGTACAAGAAGGCCTTACACCTGAACCCGTTGAATACGTTTTGCATTGTCCAAATCGGAAGCATACAATGCCTCTTGGGATACTATCGCGACGCTCTCGCCACCTTCGCCACCGTCGAAGACAAGACTTACTTGCCTGCAATAAGAGGCCTCGGCGAAGTCAAAATATGCGTCGCCAATGAGATGCTCTCCAAAAACCTATTCGGTCTTTGCCGAGACAACGCACAGGAGGCCATTGATTTGGTTTCACCCGCCATCTTACAACATACCAAATTGACTTGCTTGAAAAAAATCTTGTGCGATGCCATAAAAGTCATATCGAAACTACCACCCAAGTTCAACTGGTTGAAGTATAGCAGCGGCGAGGAGGCAAGTCTGAAATTATACAAAGGTAATGATATTCTAAAGCTGGCCATTTCGAGCATAGCCAGTATCGAACAGGTCCCGTTCGAGGACGACTGCTATTTCAATCATGAGCTCGCTGCCGCTCATCTGTCCCTGTACGACCATTCTGGAATTATTGCAAATCTTAAATCATCCTTCGAAAGTATTATCAAGTGTTTGGAAATAAACAAGACCAGGTGGCAGCATTGGAACTTGTTTGGGGTAATTTGCATGGCCAAAGATATCGACAAACGTCACTACGCGCAACATGCTTTCGTCAAGGGCTTGCAATTGGATCCAGGAAACGCCATGATATGGAGTAACTTGGGTGTGCTCTATCTGATAGCCGGCATGCGGGACATGGCGGACAAAGCGTTTACCCGAGCGCAAGAAACCGATCCTTCTTATATGCAGGGCTGGATTGGGAAAGCCCTCAACGCTGAGCCGGTGGGGCATAATGTCGCCATGGACCTGTTCAGGCACTCTGGCCAGTTAGGTTTTAATGAGAGCAGTTTCGGCTATACCCACTGGTTAGCCAGCACTAAGAACAAACCAAACGGTGACGGTTCGTCCACTAGCAAAATGCTAGCTGTGGCAGGATCGGCCGATTTAATGGAATGGTACGATGAGTCGAAAGCCAaaacctcctcctcctcctcctcctcctcccccTCCTGCTCCTCCTccccctcctcctcctcctcccccccctcctcctcctcctcctcctcccgaAGAATCAAAAAATCCAAAAGATCCAAAAAAAGCCGTCAAAATGTGCAAGGATTGATGTCTGAAAAAATTGAATGCATCAGCGATACGCTCAAAGTCTTCCGAGAGGCTCTCAATTGCGTCACTACGAGTGGAAGAAACGAGGTTCTTTATAATCTCGGAAAAATTCATTCGAACAAAGGCATTACATGGGTCAATAATGCTGACGAGGCATTCTTATATCCTATGGCGATGAATCACTATGAATGCGGCGAGTATCAAAAGGCTTATGACATTTATCGCAAAATTTTCCTATCCACCAAAGATAAGACTAAGAAGCTCAATGTCTTGATCGCTATGGCTAAAGTCGCGTTCAAGTCCAACGACTATGAAAAAGCGCAAGAAATATTGGTCCAATGCTGTCAAGAAAGCGACGATACATTTACTGTGAACGCTGTGTTGGCATTGAGTGCGTCTTATTTACTGCAGTGTGACATGGACAAAGCACAAACTCCTACCTGGGAACAAACTGACAATTGGGACCAGATCACTCCATGCAAACAAACGAGAATGCATAGCGATAGTTCCGAAGATGCGATCCAAGCGATGTTGGATATAAACAG CCAATATTCAAATACGCTCCACAAGGAGTCATAA
- the LOC143921851 gene encoding phosphatidylserine decarboxylase proenzyme, mitochondrial-like isoform X1 yields MGPRPSSDDPLTIHSPTSRRMHWNLHVSTLPTPKTFNQTSLFVEETSCNRSGFHIYKTAQLLCILSFIYLVSGLWLGGQVNIPRGSFFLYGGLILSIWWLLRDYVLKVVSSKKSKKLQIWIYCLVPWCRLSKWWGKLAGLHLPVVIRVYVFIVYCKCFSVNIREIEYPLKCYTSLSSFFTRRLTRNARNIDPSGCLVIPCDGTVVYCGNLFGKQIKQVKGIDYYVNNFLGYNPMTIKTKTDTGISTRLYHCVLYLAPGDYHRFHSPCNWTVLKRSHFHGQLLSVAPKLVKWFPSLLSLNERVVYSGRWKHGFFSYTAVGATNVGSIIVHKDPDLNTNKSKKNTGDHVVFNSPYGLVKGEEMGLFTMGSTIVLIFEAPETFHFSYNINDRVKLGSKFGTLKKVDANGSYGAYECHECNATSFSNIDSFTK; encoded by the exons ATGGGTCCTCGACCCTCGTCCGACGACCCTCTCACCATTCACTCTCCAAC ATCCCGAAGGATGCATTGGAATCTACACGTGTCGACTCTGCCCACTCCAAAGACATTCAATCAAACTTCACTTTTTGTTG AGGAAACTTCTTGCAATCGCTCTGGCTTTCACATATACAAAACGGCGCAATTGTtgtgtattttatcttttatctaTTTGGTATCCGGACTGTGGCTCGGCGGACAAGTCAACATACCCCGTGGATCTTTCTTCCTGTACGGAGGGTTGATCCTATCGATCTGGTGGCTGCTGAGAGATTACGTCCTGAAGGTCGTCTCATCCAAGAAGTCTAAAAAGCTACAG ATATGGATCTATTGCTTGGTGCCGTGGTGCAGACTTAGTAAATGGTGGGGTAAACTTGCAG GGTTGCATCTTCCGGTTGTAATTAGGGTCTACGTCTTTATCGTCTATTGTAAATGTTTTAGTGTAAATATAAGGGAAATTGAGTATCCTTTGAAATGTTACACATCGCTGTCGTCGTTTTTCACCAG GCGACTTACGAGAAACGCTAGAAATATCGATCCTTCCGGATGTCTCGTGATTCCTTGTGACGGCACTGTCGTTTATTGTGGAAATTTGTTTGGAAAGCAAATAAAACAG GTGAAGGGCATCGACTATTACGTGAACAATTTCCTTGGCTACAATCCGATGACTATAAAAACGAAAACCGACACTGGAATTTCAACCCGACTTTATCATTGCGTTTTGTATTTGGCTCCCGGCGACTATCACAG GTTTCATTCCCCGTGCAACTGGACCGTATTGAAACGTTCACACTTTCACGGTCAGCTGCTGTCTGTTGCCCCAAAACTGGTCAAATGGTTTCCGAGCTTACTATCGTTGAACGAGAGAGTCGTCTATTCAGGTCGTTGGAAACACGGATTTTTTAGTTACACTGCTGTCG GAGCTACTAATGTGGGATCGATAATAGTGCACAAGGATCCCGATTTGAACACCAACAAGTCGAAGAAGAACACGGGTGATCACGTGGTATTCAATTCGCCGTATGGCCTCGTCAAAGGCGAAGAGATGGGCCTGTTCACCATGGGCTCCACCATCGTGCTTATTTTCGAAGCTCCGGAAACATTCCACTTCTCGTACAATATCAACGACAGGGTAAAACTCGGATCCAAGTTCGGAACGCTGAAGAAGGTCGACGCAAACGGCAGCTATGGGGCTTACGAGTGTCACGAATGCAACGCCACATCATTTTCTAACATCGACAGTTTCACTAAGTGA